One window of Nymphaea colorata isolate Beijing-Zhang1983 chromosome 11, ASM883128v2, whole genome shotgun sequence genomic DNA carries:
- the LOC116263851 gene encoding GATA transcription factor 15-like gives MIQGAALRPPILGQYHLKKFWLKKKEIEDAAEEMLNKSVLLVANSPSSSPPSSLPSMSATPSVQLKCSPPPSAVAAVAEASPAVEAPVCGDGASGSPLSARVQSSRDAEPQGRRDPATVSPRSTTAACADCKTEKTPLWRNGPLGPKSLCNACGIRYKKLGKRQVGNPATAPEAVVEGIEKKRKKKMMAKRWMRDEEEGALLLMALSSRQPLWTH, from the exons ATGATTCAGGGAGCGGCTTTGCGGCCGCCGATCTTGGGGCAGTACCACCTGAAGAAGTTCTggctgaagaagaaggagattgAAGATGCTGCCGAGGAGATGCTCAACAAGTCCGTCCTCCTCGTCGCCAACTCCCCCTCTTCTTCGCCGCCCTCATCCTTGCCTTCCATGTCCGCCACCCCCTCCGTCCAACTTAAGTGTTCTCCGCCTCCCTCCGCCGTTGCAGCCGTAGCGGAGGCTTCCCCGGCTGTGGAGGCACCCGTTTGCGGCGATGGCGCCTCCGGATCGCCCTTGTCGGCGAGAGTCCAGAGCTCTAGGGACGCGGAGCCGCAGGGACGGCGAGATCCGGCGACCGTGAGCCCGAGATCGACGACGGCAGCTTGTGCTGACTGCAAGACGGAGAAGACTCCACTCTGGAGGAATGGGCCGCTGGGCCCCAAG TCCTTGTGCAATGCCTGTGGTATCCGTTACAAGAAGCTGGGAAAGCGCCAGGTGGGGAATCCGGCGACGGCACCGGAGGCGGTGGTGGAGGgaatagagaagaagaggaagaagaagatgatggcgAAGAGGTGGATGAGGGATGAGGAGGAAGGGGCTCTGCTCCTCATGGCTCTCTCTTCTCGGCAGCCGCTTTGGACCCACTGA
- the LOC116264697 gene encoding NEDD8-activating enzyme E1 catalytic subunit: protein MADGNASSVDAGRWRDLDKLLLRPGHLVGQNFEPGAELRDDLQAYVKVLVVGAGGLGCELLKDLALSGFRNLEVIDMDRIEVSNLNRQFLFRLEDVGKPKAEVAALRVMERVSGVNIVPHFCRIEDKDIEFYSDFNIIALGLDSVEARSYINAVACSFLEYDSEDKPCEETIKPMVDGGTEGFKGHARVILPGITPCFECTIWLFPPQVKFPLCTLAETPRTAAHCIEYAHLIKWNEEHSGKPFDADNPEHMQWVYLQALKRAELFGISGVTYSFTQGVVKNIIPAIASTNAIISAACALEALKMATGCSKTLSNYLTYNGVEGLHTKVTEFVKDKDCLVCGPGIPIELDPSTTLQMFIDLLGEHPRLFLQKPSVAYRGKNLYMQAPPVLEEMTRSNLQLPLFELMDTVPKDVVHVTGMTKVNDRKTSCVRKLRVIFKGIRDGITDMDTSSTV, encoded by the exons ATGGCGGATGGTAACGCCAGTAGCGTCGACGCCGGGAGATGGAGAGACCTGGACAAGCTGCTCCTTCGTCCAGGGCATCTCGTTGGTCAGAACTTCGAACCAGGGGCCGAG TTAAGAGATGATCTTCAGGCGTATGTGAAGGTCTTGGTGGTGGGTGCTGGAGGGTTGGGATGCGAATTGCTTAAAGACTTGGCTCTTTCGGGTTTTCGGAACCTTGAAGTTATAGATATGGACAGAATTGAAGTCTCTAATTTGAACCGGCAATTCCTTTTCAG GCTCGAGGACGTTGGAAAGCCAAAGGCTGAGGTGGCTGCATTGCGTGTTATGGAGCGTGTAAGTGGGGTGAACATAGTTCCCCATTTTTGTCGGATCGAAGATAAAGATATAGAATTCTATAGTGATTTTAATATCATTGCACTTGGTCTTGACTCTGTTGAGGCACGAAGTTACATTAATGCTGTGGCCTGTAGTTTCCTTG AGTATGATTCTGAGGACAAACCATGTGAAGAAACTATAAAACCCATGGTGGATGGTGGAACCGAAGGCTTCAAAGGTCATGCTCGAGTTATCTTGCCAGGAATTACGCCGTGTTTTGAGTGCACAATTTGGCTTTTTCCTCCTCAAGTGAAATTTCCATTATGCACGCTGGCTGAAACCCCAAGAACTGCTGCCCATTGTATTGAGTATGCTCACTTGATTAAGTGGAACGAG GAACACAGTGGAAAGCCTTTTGATGCAGATAATCCAGAACATATGCAATGGGTTTACTTGCAG GCCCTCAAGAGAGCTGAACTCTTTGGTATTAGTGGTGTTACATATTCCTTCACACAG GGTGTTGTGAAGAACATTATCCCAGCAATTGCATCTACAAATGCTATTATATCTGCGGCCTGTGCACTTGAAGCCTTGAAAATGGCAACAGGATGCAGCAAAACACTGTCCAACTATCTAAC GTATAATGGCGTTGAAGGACTTCATACAAAAGTAACTGAGTTTGTCAAAGACAAAGATTGCCTCGTCTGTGGCCCTGGTATTCCTATTGAGTTGGACCCTTCAACCACTCTACAGATG TTTATTGATCTCCTTGGAGAACATCCAAGACTGTTCCTACAAAAACCAAGTGTGGCATATCGAGGCAAAAATCTATACATGCAGGCGCCGCCTGTATTGGAAGAAATGACAAGATCAAACCTGCAGCTCCCTCTTTTTGAACTGATGGACACAGTCCCAAAGGATGTTGTCCATGTCACTGGTATGACAAAAGTCAATGACAGGAAGACATCGTGCGTTAGAAAATTGCGAGTTATCTTCAAGGGGATCAGAGATGGGATTACAGATATGGATACTTCATCAACTGTGTGA
- the LOC116264553 gene encoding LOW QUALITY PROTEIN: uncharacterized protein LOC116264553 (The sequence of the model RefSeq protein was modified relative to this genomic sequence to represent the inferred CDS: inserted 1 base in 1 codon), giving the protein MVMEAQASRNFMDVMNSEVSTCPICLDGIKQEAYLDHCFHKFCYQCIIRWVEASTNRSGTSKPLHCPLCKTENSSIIHSFVGDXFQRHYIGNDPERSFSLSDSHKFRLRCYGSDPGAIYQRFDLLRYWKHYSYLKHNQWLHVWLKRELQSLVQVEDVDVIFHHILGVVESFLRRIQEERKSMGEQKQREFRMLVSEAARPFIFEKSERFVDELELFLASGLSVDAYDEVYMQSLGSSSATDETVEPQEQTAQNILSNLYLEDSDG; this is encoded by the exons ATGGTAATGGAAGCACAGGCGTCACGGAATTTCATG GACGTGATGAACTCTGAGGTCTCTACTTGCCCAATTTGCCTTGATGGTATCAAACAAGAAGCATACCTGGATCACTGTTTcc ACAAATTTTGCTACCAGTGCATAATTCGTTGGGTAGAGGCTTCTACCAACCGAAGTGGCACAAGCAAGCCCCTACATTGTCCTCTATGCAAG ACTGAGAATTCGTCCATAATCCATAGCTTTGTGGGAG TTTTTCAACGACATTACATTGGCAATGATCCTGAGAGAAG TTTCAGTCTATCAGATTCGCACAAGTTTAGATTGCGGTGCTATGGCAGTGATCCAG GTGCCATTTATCAACGATTTGATCTTCTCAGGTACTGGAAACATTATAGTTATCTGAAACATAATCAGTGGCTGCATGTTTGGTTAAAGAGGGAACTTCAGTCTCTTGTTCAG GTGGAAGATGTTGACGTCATTTTTCATCATATTCTTGGTGTGGTGGAATCCTTCTTAAGAAG gattcaagaagaaagaaaaagcatggGTGAACAGAAACAAAGAGAGTTCAGGATGCTGGTGAGTGAGGCTGCCAGGCCTTTCATTTTTGAGAAATCAGAGCGCTTTGTTGATGAGCTGGAGCTCTTTCTTGCATCTGGTTTGAGTGTTGATGCTTATGATGAAGTTTACATGCAAAGTTTGGGGAGTTCCAGTGCAACAGATGAAACCGTGGAACCACAAGAACAAACTGCACAGAacattttatcaaatttatatCTTGAAGATAGTGATGGCTGA